A genomic segment from Castor canadensis chromosome 1, mCasCan1.hap1v2, whole genome shotgun sequence encodes:
- the Ube2l6 gene encoding ubiquitin/ISG15-conjugating enzyme E2 L6 isoform X1, protein MTASKRVAKELEELQKELPQYLRHLSSDDGNVLVWHMLLLPDQPPYHLKAFSLRIDFPKDYPFKPPMLKFTTKIYHPNVGENGQVCLPLTSIKNWKPYTKTCQVLEALMVLVNKPNLEEPVRMEIAYLLSENPELFRRKAEEFTLRFGLDRPS, encoded by the exons ATGACGGCAAGCAAGCGAGTGGCGAAG GAGCTGGAGGAGCTTCAGAAGGAGCTTCCCCAATACCTGCGGCACCTGTCCAGCGATGATGGTAATGTCCTGGTGTGGCACATGCTTCTTCTGCCC GACCAACCTCCCTATCACCTCAAGGCCTTCAGTCTGCGTATCGACTTCCCCAAGGACTATCCATTCAAACCCCCCATGCTCAAGTTCACAACCAAGATTTACCACCCCAATGTGGGCGAGAATGGGCAGGTTTGCCTGCCCCTCACTAGTATTAAGAACTGGAAGCCTTATACCAAGACCTGCCAAG TCCTGGAGGCCCTCATGGTGCTGGTGAACAAACCAAATCTGGAGGAGCCTGTGCGGATGGAAATTGCTTACCTGCTGTCGGAGAACCCAGAGCTATTTAGGAGGAAGGCTGAAGAGTTCACCCTTCGGTTCGGATTGGACCGGCCTTCCTAA
- the Ube2l6 gene encoding ubiquitin/ISG15-conjugating enzyme E2 L6 isoform X2 — protein MLLLPDQPPYHLKAFSLRIDFPKDYPFKPPMLKFTTKIYHPNVGENGQVCLPLTSIKNWKPYTKTCQVLEALMVLVNKPNLEEPVRMEIAYLLSENPELFRRKAEEFTLRFGLDRPS, from the exons ATGCTTCTTCTGCCC GACCAACCTCCCTATCACCTCAAGGCCTTCAGTCTGCGTATCGACTTCCCCAAGGACTATCCATTCAAACCCCCCATGCTCAAGTTCACAACCAAGATTTACCACCCCAATGTGGGCGAGAATGGGCAGGTTTGCCTGCCCCTCACTAGTATTAAGAACTGGAAGCCTTATACCAAGACCTGCCAAG TCCTGGAGGCCCTCATGGTGCTGGTGAACAAACCAAATCTGGAGGAGCCTGTGCGGATGGAAATTGCTTACCTGCTGTCGGAGAACCCAGAGCTATTTAGGAGGAAGGCTGAAGAGTTCACCCTTCGGTTCGGATTGGACCGGCCTTCCTAA